One window of the Podospora pseudopauciseta strain CBS 411.78 chromosome 4, whole genome shotgun sequence genome contains the following:
- a CDS encoding hypothetical protein (EggNog:ENOG503PABT) gives MVFKQSAKEENMSTLVTWRHPDLRFVPGVRAVVEEESEEESEEESEEESGEEGSESGSEEGQEEEEESEEGEGGDDDNELPGAMLDPLMGILTRTPQQAVVKYAKPFPFEKLPGFIQFDIFKKVLFKDGQLIHCVSRLDAFHPPSTFPPEEELERRSGLRHFFFWGPKKDCCVNTDGHEPAEVLALLQGSKRFLFLGTHVFYGLNTFAFSSLGEFHRFCQGSGVARVERIQHVEIVWTGNQHLTAPTYRRVAANGEEVGAPMVPFSRRTHALSWLVDMKRLKTLVVHINESQKSCMRRGTEHPAMKRLLGNKTKGQPNYRMNRALRTVQGVDYIYQLRGMERVKWYDLNKAVRSGGGVRHEVEDWSFERDIETVVAMPKVPIRAEGSRLEKLRRLVGRGSFGDDEEDGDRGDGGGGGGNGGGSDGGGGGANASQGQWKPPEKDWELVRDTYSLENGRCSYDELREGGSREYDADVASFALGSSRGGGRRRGGGMARGRRSGSVATHTTTTGYTSNLSTRISNLSSRLSQLHSNSSNLARPPSIAHSRASSPLFVGSSDDDSELVILDSGPMSFNRTTEAADGERLRAMLDDLPPTNPSAQGSMQTPHSTAPRRSTTTSSLFVSGYNTPLIKNSSTPTPQAPPRTPSMSALPPGIAQPPSGGLFVTPRPSAPTPPRLAPSTPSIQRESSTPVLIIHPSRSGEQIDLTHDDDASEIVDLTEQNDEDTDDDKDSVISSDSDDDSDNEEEDTPDANLLRTPPPSSRKKRGLDDPGGGSSCN, from the exons ATGGTTTTTAAGCAGAGTGCCAAGGAGGAGAACATGAGTACGCTGGTTACTTGGAGGCATCCTGATTTGAGGTTTGTGCCGGGGGtgcgggcggtggtggaggaggagagtgaggaggagagtgaggaggagagtgaggaggagagtggtgaggaggggagtgagagtgggagtgaggagggacagg aggaggaggaggagagtgaggagggggaaggaggtgatgatgacaacGAGCTGCCAGGAGCAATGCTGGACCCCCTGATGGGCATATTGACACGCACCCCTCAGCAGGCTGTCGTCAAGTACGCCAAGCCCTTCCCCTTTGAGAAGCTCCCCGGGTTCATCCAGTTTGACATCTTCAAGAAAGTCCTCTTCAAAGACGGTCAGCTGATCCACTGCGTCTCCCGACTGGAcgccttccaccccccttccaccttcccccccgaggaagagctggagcgACGGTCTGGACTGCGgcacttcttcttctggggtCCGAAAAAAGACTGCTGTGTCAACACCGACGGCCACGAACCCGCCGAGGTGCTCGCTTTACTCCAAGGCTCCAAACGGTTCCTCTTTCTGGGCACGCACGTCTTCTACGGGCTCAACACCTTTGCCTTTTCATCCCTGGGCGAGTTTCATCGCTTCTGTCAGGGGAGCGGGGTtgcgagggtggagaggattCAGCATGTTGAGATTGTCTGGACGGGCAACCAGCACCTCACGGCACCGACATACAGGCGGGTGGCGGCgaatggcgaggaggttggcgcGCCCATGGTGCCGTTCTCGCGGAGGACTCACGCGTTGAGCTGGCTGGTTGATatgaagaggttgaagacgCTGGTGGTGCATATCAATGAGTCGCAGAAGAGTTGTATGCGGAGGGGGACGGAGCACCCGGCTATGAAGAGGCTGCTGGGGAACAAGACCAAGGGGCAGCCTAATTACAGGATGAATAGGGCTTTGAGGACGGTTCAAGGGGTGGATTATATTTACCAGCTCAGGGGGATGGAACGGGTGAAGTGGTATGATTTGAACAAGGCGGTCCGCTCGGGTGGTGGGGTGAGGcacgaggtggaggattgGAGTTTTGAGAGGGATATTGAGACTGTGGTCGCCATGCCCAAGGTGCCAATTAGGGCCGAGGGGAGTCGGTTAGAGAAGCTGAGGAGGCTGGTTGGAAGGGGTTcgtttggggatgatgaggaggatggcgataggggtgatggtggtggaggaggagggaatggtggtgggagtgatggcggtggtggcggagcTAATGCGAGCCAGGGCCAGTGGAAGCCACCCGAGAAAGACTGGGAGCTCGTGAGGGATACCTACAGTCTGGAGAACGGCCGCTGCTCGTACGATGAGCtcagagagggaggaagtaGGGAGTATGATGCCGATGTGGCCAGCTTCGCGCTGGGAAGCAGCaggggtggaggaagaagaagaggaggtggaatGGCTAGAGGGAGGCGTTCAGGGAGCGTTGCAACGCACACAACCACTACAGGCTACACATCGAACCTATCCACCAGGATCTCAAACCTGTCATCCAGGCTCTCACAACTCCACTCCAACTCTTCAAACCTTGCTCGCCCTCCCTCGATTGCCCACTCCAGGGCCAGCTCGCCGCTCTTTGTAGGCAGCTCAGATGACGACAGCGAGCTGGTCATCCTAGACTCGGGGCCCATGTCCTTCAACAGAACCACCGAAGCCGCCGACGGAGAGCGCTTACGAGCCATGCTAGACGatctcccccccaccaacccctctgCTCAAGGTAGCATGCAAACCCCTCATTCAACAGCCCCAAGAcgctccaccaccacttcctccctcttcgtCAGCGGCTACAACACCCCTCTTATCAAAAACTCCAGCACACCAACTCCTCAAGCTCCCCCAAGAACCCCCTCAATGTCAGCCTTGCCCCCTGGCATCGCCCAACCCCCCAGCGGCGGGCTCTTCGTCACCCCTCGCCCCTCcgctcccactcctccccgcctggcaccatcaacaccctccatACAGCGGGAGTCATCCACCCCCGTCCTCATAATCCACCCCTCTAGGTCAGGGGAGCAGATCGATCTCACCCATGATGACGACGCGTCCGAAATCGTGGATTTGACCGAGCAAAACGACGAGGACACCGACGATGACAAGGACAGTGTCATCTCCAGCGATAGTGACGACGATTCCGacaacgaggaggaggacacaCCCGATGCGAACCTGCTCAGAACACCACCTCCTAGCTCACGCAAGAAGCGGGGGCTCGATGATCCAGGGGGGGGGAGTTCATGTAATTAG